In Solanum lycopersicum chromosome 3, SLM_r2.1, the genomic stretch TCAGAATGAGATGGTCTTTTGTCTCATCCATCATGCTTGTTCCTGTAATAATGCTCAAAATGTGCTAGCACTGGCTGTCATTTCTCATACGTAGTGCTGTAATTGTGCCTCGAAGATGTTCTCGCTGGCTATTATAACTAGCATGCGTGTTTTATACTAGGCTGAGCTAATGAATGACTGTTTTATGTCTCTGGATTTGACAGTTTTGCTTATGTCTTCTGAAAAAATAATGGATCTCGCTTTCAACCTCTAATGTTGAGTTGGTCTCTTGTATGATCTGATGAAAATGAACGTCATAGCATGTAATTTGGTATGTAAGTGGTGTGAGTCAAGCTGTTGAGCAGAGCTTTTTCCTATGAGCCCCTACCAACTGCAGCTTTGCAGTCCTTTTGTTTTGAATCAAACATGCACAACTCCTGTTGCCACGACCCACGAATGATATAGCaacattttttcaaatatttctagTTAGGTGTCATTCATGATGGCAAATCTTGCTAACTCCACATTTTTCTTTCGTTTCCCTGCTGCACCACTTGTGTGTCACTTGAGTTATGCCATTATTGCAAGCACAACTATTATCACTGAGGTTGCAATCAGTTTCTTTGTGCCATCTCAAGCATAACTGTTATTGCTGAACTACAAAATAGAGGGATAGGATTATTTGCAAGATGTTTGTCTTTGTGCATGAAATGTTACAGTGAACTTGCTTAGATAAGTTTCATGGATCTGCACTTTTCTCGAACATCTTTCATTTCCCCTACTTAGaatgacatttattttttgcAATGGTACCATTTGGGCAACGAAAgatgaaagaatgaatgaagGTACACTATGTCTGTATTCAGCCAGAAAATGATGTTGGCTGAATGCATGTGCAATCAGAACCATTAATCTCATTACTTTTCAATGTTGGGAACATTGTTTTTCAAAGAGCTAGTTAATATGGGGTGCTACCGAATTATGATGACTGATGCTGCAAAATCTATGCTTGAAAAAAGATGTAAAATAATGAGGATAGAGTATGCATAAATATTTCAGTTTGGTGCTTGTCAGTTTTACTTGTCCTGCTTGTCAGTTTTACTTGCCATTGAGGCATCCGTGGTTACGGGGTTATATTTTCTGCTGAATAATCTGGttcgtattttttttttgtactagATGCGTGGAAACTAGTTTCAGATTGAGGTGTGTTTGATTGATTGATACATCTAGTTACCTGTTGATGATCATAGAGATGGAGTGTATACTGTATACTGTTGGAATACTTATCTTAGTTTTCGTTCTACTGCAGGATACAATCTTTAGTGAATTAGTATTTCTCTTGTCCAATTACTTCGAAATTCAGTTAGACCAAGCTGGATTTTGGTATCATTGGATGTATCTCTTACGGTAAACCTTGGTCTCCTGGTAATTATTTACCTTGAGTTATGCTTGAGAACATATGTACCACCAGCAACTAGTGGGGTTTCTTGGTAGGTGCTGTTCCCAGAATGTAGTTGACTCTCATTGCAAGAAACCATTAATAGAGTAAATAGTTCTTGTTTGGAGAAGCTTTATTAGATATGATTAGAATATGCGACCTAGACACCacgattattttttaaaatataggtAGTCTTTTGGTAGACCAACATGCTTGTTTCTTGGCTGTCTATTGAGAGTAGTACCGCATTTGCAAAAAAAACACCTCTAATTTAATAATATGCGAGATTTCAGCACCTTCAAGAATTGGAAAACTGATAGAAGGAATGATGAACAAGTTTAATCTCTCTGGTAACTAGTTTGGCCTACTAAATTATCATGGTGATTTATGAGTTGCAAGGGATTTTGAATGTCAAATTCTGATACTTAGCATTTAGATAAAGAGAAATGGTACTCACTGTGTATGTCAAATCTAGTTTAACAACTTCTGTTAAGCAGTCAATGAAGAATTTATAGAACAAACATTTTCGGAAAGGAAAACAAATTACTCCATAATCCCTATTATCTGAACTTCACCAAAGTACCAACACACttaaaatctctcaatttgCACATACATTGTTTGGATACAAATACTATGCAGTGCATATGTGTTCATGTAAACAGTTTCTAGCCATGAATGAAGTTATTAGATGATTCGAGACTTTAGCTAGTACTGGAATACATGTAGCACCTATAAATACATTTCCGTGAACCATTATTCCCATACATATGTTCTAAAGCTGTTCTCTTGGTTGGGTTGAATCCTCCGTCTGGTCATGCACATCTTAGAAGATAGTTGAAGCAATAAGCTCTTGAAGAAACACAGCTCTTTGCCTTTTCTCTTCATACTGTTCTTCCAAGGCTGGATCACATACTGGCATTTTGCTGCTGCAGAAGAAAATAGATTTCTGTCATCCTAACTGTCAATACCATGACTGAATTGCACTGCCAGTTTCCTCTTGAAACTCGCTCTTGCCCCAGTTGTTCTTTTGTGTGTGTATTGGGGGGTGGGGGAATTATAGGAGAAAGAAAATTAACTCGTCTATCTATTTAATTAGACTAATTTATATCCATAATTTGGACACTTCAGTCATTGATAAATCTAGAATCTCCTGCATGTTCAAAGCAAGCAATAGTTTGCCACAACAATGATACCTCAGGATGGTCCATTTTGGCATCAGTCAACATTTAATTCAAAGGGCTGAGGGTAGAAATCACAGGACATATCAAGCCATGGTACCTTTGTTTCATATgtttaatgtgttcatcactgCCCTTTCATCACTGTCTTCTTGTATGCCAAAGACGATAAGTCCAAACTTCAACATGATGGGGTACTAAACAGGATACACCAGAAAGAAGCTGAATCTACATTGAATGGCATACATTGGTTTCTCAAGAAGTTGACTTGCTTTGGGTtgagaaagaaggaaagaaCACCACCTACATAGATTCTCTGTTCATTCCAGTAACAACTAATACAGAAAGGTACACTTTTTTAGTAGGAATTGCAAGTTTgcttacatttttttatttcacatttAGCATTAGTAACTCCAGTTTGTTATATGTTAAACTTTCAGTACAGCTATGCAATTATATGTTtgcatatcaaatatattttcctcAACAGTTACCTTTCTACATCAGGAGTGGCAGCAGCACTGCCAAGAGAGTTATCTTGTGGACCGTCTTTAGGATCAGAAGGAGCCACGCTACATAGAAATGGCAGCAGAAGGGGATCTGGAGCAGGTTCTGGCACATTGTAACGACCAACCCCTAAATTTGTGCAGAAGAACGAATTTACTTCGTGGGGGTCCTTGCCACTTATTGCTGTAGTATTATTCCAGAAGCCTGACTTCAGGTACTTTCTCTTCCtctgcaaaaaaataaataggtaGAAAGAGAGGTGTTTGCTTACTACTAGATGCTAATAATAGAAAACTTGTGTACTTCTCAGTGAACTAAGCTTACCTTCACTGATTGTGCATGCTGTACCATAAAATGCCCCAGAGGATCTTTACCTAATGTTGCAGCACATATGGGGCAAACCTGTTCAAGAAAAACAGCAGAAATTAGTATGTTCCATATATTGTTCATTTCCGATTTGACACaacacacattttttttaataatgtaaCATAAGAACCCATTAACATTAGCTGTCTGCATTACCGCGTTTTTAAAATCAAAGCAATGCTCTTCTTTCAAATGATTGCAAAGCATCTGGACTTCAATTTCAACATAACAGAAAGGGCAGGGGAACCAGGCTCTTACATCCTCTTCTCCTTGAGTATTATCCACATTTGAGAGACTATCTGcttgattttcaaaagatacCATCATGTGCTTTGCGCTTTAGGAAGTAAATTATGTAagcaaatgacataaataagtgGAATAGCAAGTCATCCACCCCATggtatttctattttttccaaGTCAAAAAAGTTGAATGGCAAATGAATCCATCCATATAGTAGATGTTGGAAGTCTGactcattttcttttcatttaaaaattatccCTCTATTCATGAAATCATTCAAAAGACAGTCAAGAAGAGAAGATGAAAAGCAAAGAGTTAAGCATCTTAAATAAAGACTCTTTATGGTCCTA encodes the following:
- the LOC101244475 gene encoding protein DEHYDRATION-INDUCED 19 homolog 5 isoform X4, translated to MDVDFWAARINSARHNLSAVQTNRLSNYDSLSNVDNTQGEEDVRAWFPCPFCYVEIEVQMLCNHLKEEHCFDFKNAVCPICAATLGKDPLGHFMVQHAQSVKRKRKYLKSGFWNNTTAISGKDPHEVNSFFCTNLGVGRYNVPEPAPDPLLLPFLCSVAPSDPKDGPQDNSLGSAAATPDVESKMPVCDPALEEQYEEKRQRAVFLQELIASTIF
- the LOC101244475 gene encoding protein DEHYDRATION-INDUCED 19 homolog 5 isoform X2, which codes for MDVDFWAARINSARHNLSAVQTNRLSNYDSLSNVDNTQGEEDVRAWFPCPFCYVEIEVQMLCNHLKEEHCFDFKNAVCPICAATLGKDPLGHFMVQHAQSVKRKRKYLKSGFWNNTTAISGKDPHEVNSFFCTNLGVGRYNVPEPAPDPLLLPFLCSVAPSDPKDGPQDNSLGSAAATPDVESSKMPVCDPALEEQYEEKRQRAVFLQELIASTIF
- the LOC101244475 gene encoding protein DEHYDRATION-INDUCED 19 homolog 5 isoform X1; translation: MDVDFWAARINSARHNLSAVQTNRLSNYADSLSNVDNTQGEEDVRAWFPCPFCYVEIEVQMLCNHLKEEHCFDFKNAVCPICAATLGKDPLGHFMVQHAQSVKRKRKYLKSGFWNNTTAISGKDPHEVNSFFCTNLGVGRYNVPEPAPDPLLLPFLCSVAPSDPKDGPQDNSLGSAAATPDVESSKMPVCDPALEEQYEEKRQRAVFLQELIASTIF
- the LOC101244475 gene encoding protein DEHYDRATION-INDUCED 19 homolog 5 isoform X3 — protein: MDVDFWAARINSARHNLSAVQTNRLSNYADSLSNVDNTQGEEDVRAWFPCPFCYVEIEVQMLCNHLKEEHCFDFKNAVCPICAATLGKDPLGHFMVQHAQSVKRKRKYLKSGFWNNTTAISGKDPHEVNSFFCTNLGVGRYNVPEPAPDPLLLPFLCSVAPSDPKDGPQDNSLGSAAATPDVESKMPVCDPALEEQYEEKRQRAVFLQELIASTIF